From a region of the Candidatus Tectomicrobia bacterium genome:
- a CDS encoding response regulator, giving the protein METQWEAPSIGGNGPGMKRVLIVDDDMRSRLLLMAMVEYMGHEAEDARDGFEALAKVRLGFDLVLLDIVMPGIDGFEVVRQLREDPETADLPVLMVTGMDSKEERIRSIRVGANDFISKPVDSTELSVRMSFLLKMKEAQDEIKRTRAELQEMLEKRTSILRKSLEEMANAQRMAHEAQLETIHRLAVAAELKDKDTGAHIKRMSRFSSLVARGLGLPPGEVEMVFRASPMHDVGKLGIPDKNLLKPGRLDEEEWRVMKQHTVIGSRILGGSSSDLLRAGEVIALSHHERWDGSGYPAGLREEEIPLWGRICAVADVFDALTSPRPYKKAFPNEEAYALMQEGRGTHFDPRVLEVFFDRLEEVEEIQARHRDEELLCGLEG; this is encoded by the coding sequence ATGGAAACCCAATGGGAAGCCCCTTCCATTGGAGGGAACGGTCCAGGAATGAAGCGCGTCTTGATCGTGGACGACGATATGCGAAGCCGGCTCCTGCTGATGGCCATGGTGGAGTACATGGGCCATGAGGCGGAGGACGCGCGGGACGGGTTCGAGGCGCTCGCCAAGGTGCGGCTGGGCTTCGACCTCGTGCTCCTCGACATCGTGATGCCCGGGATCGACGGGTTCGAAGTGGTCCGGCAGCTCCGCGAGGACCCCGAGACGGCCGACCTGCCCGTCCTCATGGTGACGGGGATGGACAGCAAGGAGGAGCGCATCCGCTCCATCCGGGTCGGGGCGAACGACTTCATCTCGAAACCGGTCGACTCCACGGAGCTCTCGGTGCGCATGTCCTTCCTCCTCAAGATGAAAGAGGCCCAGGACGAGATCAAGCGCACCCGCGCGGAGCTCCAGGAGATGCTCGAGAAGCGGACTTCCATCCTGCGCAAGTCGCTCGAGGAAATGGCCAACGCCCAGCGCATGGCCCACGAGGCGCAGCTGGAGACCATCCACCGTCTCGCCGTGGCCGCCGAGCTCAAGGACAAGGACACGGGGGCTCACATCAAGCGAATGAGCCGCTTCTCCTCCCTCGTCGCCCGCGGCCTGGGCCTCCCGCCGGGCGAGGTGGAGATGGTCTTCCGGGCGAGCCCGATGCACGACGTGGGGAAGCTGGGCATCCCCGACAAGAACCTGCTCAAGCCCGGCAGGCTCGACGAGGAGGAGTGGCGGGTGATGAAGCAGCACACCGTCATCGGCAGCCGCATCCTCGGGGGCTCCTCTTCGGATCTCTTGCGGGCGGGGGAGGTGATCGCCCTCTCCCACCACGAGCGCTGGGACGGGAGCGGCTACCCGGCCGGCCTGCGGGAGGAGGAGATCCCGCTGTGGGGGCGCATTTGCGCCGTGGCCGACGTCTTCGACGCCCTGACGAGCCCGCGGCCCTACAAGAAGGCCTTCCCCAATGAAGAGGCATACGCGCTCATGCAGGAGGGGCGCGGCACGCATTTCGACCCCCGCGTGCTCGAAGTCTTCTTCGATCGATTGGAGGAGGTCGAGGAAATCCAGGCGCGGCACAGGGATGAAGAACTGCTCTGCGGATTGGAGGGGTGA
- a CDS encoding NUDIX hydrolase, which translates to MPGLKTPYLTVDVIIEMEGGVVLIERKNPPPGWALPGGFVDYGETLEEAAVREAKEETSLDVELLRQFHAYSDPRRDARQHNVTVVFLARPVGGALRGRDDARRAAVFRREDLPPLAFDHGEILRDYFEGRYP; encoded by the coding sequence ATGCCCGGCCTCAAGACCCCCTACCTGACGGTGGACGTGATCATCGAGATGGAGGGGGGCGTGGTCCTCATCGAGCGCAAGAACCCGCCCCCCGGCTGGGCCCTCCCCGGGGGCTTCGTGGACTACGGCGAAACCCTGGAAGAGGCGGCCGTCCGGGAGGCCAAGGAGGAAACCTCGCTCGACGTCGAGCTCCTCCGCCAGTTCCACGCCTACAGCGACCCCCGCCGAGACGCCCGCCAGCACAACGTCACCGTGGTCTTCCTCGCCCGGCCCGTGGGAGGCGCCCTCCGGGGCCGGGACGACGCCCGCCGCGCCGCCGTCTTCCGGCGGGAGGACCTCCCTCCCCTGGCGTTCGATCATGGCGAGATTCTGAGGGATTATTTCGAGGGAAGGTATCCGTAG
- the cysE gene encoding serine O-acetyltransferase, giving the protein MYLIRKDIQAALERDPAARSKAEVILCYPGFHAIVMHRLAHFIWQRGFCLLARWLSHISRFLTGIEIHPGARIAEGFFIDHGMGVVIGETSIIGRNCTIYHGVTLGGVSLQKGKRHPTLEEGVVVGVGARILGPHAIGAGSRVGAGSVVISNVPPGCTVVGVPARIVFRDGEGKLDQPVPLAFNHHLLPDPVEGAIQALNLRIAHLERELDQLHESAGRERRKLE; this is encoded by the coding sequence ATGTATTTGATTCGGAAGGACATCCAGGCCGCCCTGGAGCGCGACCCGGCCGCCCGCTCCAAGGCCGAGGTCATCCTCTGCTACCCGGGCTTCCACGCCATCGTCATGCACCGGCTGGCCCACTTCATCTGGCAGCGCGGGTTCTGCCTTCTCGCGCGCTGGCTGAGCCACATCAGCCGCTTCCTGACCGGCATCGAGATCCACCCCGGCGCCCGGATCGCGGAGGGCTTCTTCATCGACCACGGGATGGGGGTGGTGATCGGCGAGACCTCGATCATCGGGCGCAACTGCACCATCTACCACGGAGTCACTCTGGGGGGCGTGAGCCTCCAGAAGGGGAAGCGCCACCCCACCCTGGAGGAAGGGGTCGTCGTCGGGGTGGGCGCCCGCATCCTGGGCCCCCACGCCATCGGGGCGGGGAGCCGGGTGGGGGCGGGCTCGGTCGTGATCTCGAACGTCCCGCCCGGCTGCACGGTGGTGGGGGTGCCGGCGCGCATCGTCTTCCGGGACGGCGAGGGCAAGCTCGATCAGCCCGTGCCCCTGGCCTTCAACCACCACCTGCTCCCCGACCCCGTCGAGGGGGCCATCCAGGCCCTCAACCTCCGCATCGCCCATTTGGAGCGGGAGCTGGACCAGCTCCACGAGTCGGCGGGCCGCGAGCGGCGGAAGCTGGAATGA
- a CDS encoding cysteine desulfurase, producing MRRVYLDHNATTPVRPEVAEAMRRCLGALFGNPNSIHSFGREARAAVEEARAQAAALIGAEPEEILFTSGGTESDNLALRGALAAAGGGGHIVTTAVEHHAVLDTCKALESDRLQVTYVPPDKAGRVAAGDVAGAIRPDTRLVSVMWGNNEVGTLQPVREIAALCRERGVPFHTDAVQALGKAGIDVRALGADFLSASAHKINGPKGAGFLYVRKGARLAPLQTGGGQERDIRPGTENVPGIVGLGEACRLAREEGPALARSLAALRGRLEAEACERIPDTVVNGDPDRRLPGTANLSFPGAEGETLLIRLDLEGIAVSTGSACSAGSTEPSHVLLAMGLPMEVIRGSLRFSLGWGSTDADVDRLLEVLPEAVRRVRAMAPREKAR from the coding sequence ATGAGGCGGGTCTATCTCGATCACAACGCCACCACCCCCGTGCGGCCCGAGGTGGCCGAGGCCATGCGGAGGTGCCTGGGCGCCCTGTTCGGCAACCCCAACAGCATCCACTCCTTCGGGCGCGAGGCGCGCGCCGCGGTGGAGGAGGCACGCGCCCAGGCGGCCGCCCTCATCGGCGCGGAGCCCGAGGAGATCCTCTTTACCTCGGGCGGCACCGAGAGCGACAACCTGGCCCTGCGCGGCGCCCTGGCCGCGGCGGGGGGCGGGGGGCACATCGTCACCACGGCGGTCGAGCACCACGCCGTCCTCGACACCTGCAAGGCCCTCGAATCGGACCGGCTCCAGGTCACCTACGTCCCGCCGGACAAGGCCGGCCGGGTGGCGGCCGGGGACGTCGCCGGCGCCATCCGCCCGGACACCCGCCTCGTCTCCGTCATGTGGGGGAACAACGAGGTGGGCACCCTCCAGCCCGTCCGGGAGATCGCGGCGCTCTGCCGGGAGCGGGGCGTCCCATTCCACACCGACGCCGTGCAGGCGCTGGGCAAGGCCGGGATCGACGTGCGGGCGCTGGGGGCGGACTTCCTCTCGGCGAGCGCCCACAAGATCAACGGCCCGAAGGGCGCGGGCTTCCTCTACGTGCGGAAGGGCGCAAGGCTCGCCCCGCTCCAGACCGGGGGGGGCCAGGAGCGGGATATCCGGCCCGGCACCGAGAACGTCCCGGGCATCGTGGGGCTGGGCGAGGCCTGCCGGCTGGCCCGCGAGGAGGGACCCGCGCTCGCCCGCTCCCTCGCCGCCCTGCGCGGCCGGCTGGAAGCCGAGGCCTGCGAGCGCATCCCGGACACGGTGGTGAACGGGGACCCGGACCGCCGCCTGCCCGGGACGGCCAACCTGAGCTTCCCCGGCGCCGAGGGGGAGACCCTGCTCATCCGGCTGGACCTCGAGGGGATCGCCGTGAGCACGGGCTCGGCCTGCAGCGCGGGCTCGACCGAGCCCAGCCACGTCCTCCTGGCCATGGGCCTCCCGATGGAGGTGATCCGGGGGTCGCTGCGCTTCAGCCTGGGGTGGGGCAGCACCGATGCGGACGTGGACCGCCTCCTGGAGGTGTTGCCCGAGGCCGTCCGTCGGGTGCGGGCCATGGCTCCCCGGGAGAAAGCGCGGTGA
- a CDS encoding iron-sulfur cluster assembly scaffold protein, translating into MTAYKDEHHYNETVLAHIAEPHNVGTIENADAVGRGTNPACGDEVTLYLRFEGGKVAEAKMEILGCGAITASMSSLTDLARGKTPEELMALTAEEIALSVGGLPRHKRHCAQLAQRVLRDALRGRG; encoded by the coding sequence GTGACGGCCTACAAGGACGAGCACCACTACAACGAAACCGTCCTCGCCCACATCGCCGAGCCCCACAACGTCGGCACGATCGAGAACGCGGACGCCGTGGGCCGGGGCACAAACCCGGCCTGCGGGGACGAGGTGACGCTCTACCTGCGCTTCGAGGGGGGCAAGGTCGCGGAGGCCAAGATGGAGATCCTGGGCTGCGGGGCCATCACGGCCTCGATGAGCAGCCTGACCGACCTGGCGCGCGGCAAGACGCCCGAGGAGCTGATGGCCCTGACCGCCGAGGAGATCGCCCTGAGCGTGGGCGGGCTCCCCCGCCACAAGCGCCACTGCGCCCAGCTCGCCCAGCGCGTGCTGCGGGACGCCTTGAGGGGGCGGGGGTAG